In a genomic window of Cataglyphis hispanica isolate Lineage 1 chromosome 18, ULB_Chis1_1.0, whole genome shotgun sequence:
- the LOC126856398 gene encoding uncharacterized protein LOC126856398, whose product MKILMLLILTTAVVLTAGQSIDECLKQDSISCVQKTLYRTAKEFFAKDKLELVNGVSLVKSNTDDRSARSGKELAYDQEIDAANDITERQNTLENFISDEAGQLLTGRSLRINLAPAFEKIRESARAISESVPPEIRQAVDEIVEGRGKKKGLKAIIPLLIAAKVKLGILATLAYFAISIIAKKAIFASLISLAISAFIGLKALWAKKAAYHHDITPYNSGWSGPVVSGGWSGPVASGGWSAPVSSGGWASSGSSGWEDPHAYSHSQAYSGYHHH is encoded by the exons ATGAAGATACTGATGCTGTTGATTTTGACGACCGCGGTCGTCCTAACCGCCGGACAGAGCATCGACGAATGCCTCAAGCAAGACAGCATATCCTGCGTGCAGAAGACCCTATACAGAACGGCTAAGGAATTCTTCGCCAAGGATAAGCTCGAGCTTGTGAACGGAGTGAGTCTTGTGAAAAGTAATACTGATGACAGAAGTGCCAGGTCCGGCAAGGAACTCGCGTACGATCAAGAGATAGACGCCGCTAACGATATCACGGAGAGACAAAATACCCTCGAGAACTTTATTAGCGATGAAGCTGGACAGCTCCTGACCGGTCGCAGTCTTAGG ATCAATCTTGCACCCGCCTTTGAAAAAATCCGTGAATCGGCTCGTGCCATCAGCGAGTCCGTGCCACCAGAAATTCGTCAGGCCGTCGACGAGATTGTCGAAG GTCGAGGCAAGAAAAAAGGGTTGAAAGCGATCATACCTCTGCTGATCGCCGCGAAAGTAAAGCTCGGTATTTTAGCGACCCTCGCGTACTTCGCCATCTCAATCATAGCGAAGAAAGCGATCTTCGCGTCCCTCATTTCCCTCGCCATTTCCGCTTTTATCGGCTTGAAGGCTCTCTGGGCGAAAAAAGCCGCCTATCACCACGATATTACCCCTTACAATAGCGGCTGGAGCGGGCCCGTCGTATCTGGTGGATGGTCTGGTCCTGTCGCATCTGGTGGATGGTCCGCTCCCGTATCATCCGGTGGATGGGCCAGCAGCGGCTCTTCCGGTTGGGAAGATCCTCACGCTTACTCTCACAGCCAGGCGTACTCTGGATATCATCATCATTAA
- the LOC126856399 gene encoding uncharacterized protein LOC126856399, which yields MAKHFVTLLWVSAVLTATLALPTSEKVSGSENDLMTSIYADCLKKESINCIKYKVFTFVDKMLADKEDITLSEGITVVKTSSVEGEGAPRSIESSDFDTLLFDRLGRFLRTHSVKVDLKGSDILGVIESAGRSFEDFSDNAVESRGKKKKAQKILGPLMLAIALKAAALLPLALGAIALIAGKALLIGKIALVISAIIGLKKLLGSHQKHVTYEVVSHPHHSSSHVVSHDDGGHGGGYGGGDYGGGYGSSGHGWARSLPQDAHEIAYRAHQPQA from the exons ATGGCCAAGCATTTCGTGACGTTACTGTGGGTGTCGGCGGTATTGACCGCGACCCTGGCATTGCCGACCAGCGAGAAGGTCAGCGGAAGTGAGAACGATCTGATGACGAGCATATACGCCGACTGCCTGAAAAAGGAGTCCATCAACTGCATCAAGTACAAAGTATTTACCTTTGTCGACAAGATGCTGGCCGACAAGGAGGATATCACGCTGTCCGAGGGCATCACCGTTGTTAAGACGTCCAGCGTCGAGGGCGAGGGTGCGCCTAG ATCTATCGAATCCAGCGATTTCGATACGCTCTTATTCGATCGTCTTGGAAGGTTCCTAAGGACGCATTCCGTCAAAGTTGACCTCAAGGGCAGCGACATTTTAGGAGTGATCGAGTCTGCTGGGCGCAGTTTCGAAGACTTTAGCGATAACGCTGTTGAAAGCCGTGGAAAAAAGA AAAAGGCGCAGAAGATCTTAGGACCTCTGATGCTCGCCATAGCCTTGAAAGCGGCCGCTTTATTGCCGCTGGCCCTCGGTGCGATTGCCCTGATAGCTGGTAAGGCCCTGCTCATTGGCAAGATCGCCCTCGTGATCTCGGCCATCATCGGATTGAAGAAGCTCCTCGGCTCTCACCAAAAGCACGTGACCTACGAGGTAGTTTCGCATCCGCATCACAGCAGCAGTCACGTTGTCAGCCACGACGATGGCGGCCACGGCGGTGGTTACGGCGGTGGCGACTACGGTGGTGGATACGGTAGCAGCGGACACGGATGGGCCAGGAGTTTACCACAGGACGCCCATGAAATCGCTTATCGCGCCCACCAACCCCAGGCATAA